A window of Zingiber officinale cultivar Zhangliang chromosome 5A, Zo_v1.1, whole genome shotgun sequence contains these coding sequences:
- the LOC121980501 gene encoding polygalacturonase inhibitor-like encodes MDTTLLSSCLILLYVSFLLFCFSVPASAGLCNKDDKRALVAIKAAFNNAYHFASWTNGSACCTWYDVDCDDRGRVVGLSLFRDDFPGTIPDAVGDLPFLTSLMFHHLPNLVGPIPPAIGRLSKLRFLDISWTNVSGPVPNFLASLPSLTGLDLSFNNLSGPIPSALAHAPASLNSIDLSRNKLTGPLPPGIFSNTSGAYLRLSHNGLSGEVPPSYGAVEFLQVDLSRNRFTGDASFLFGRGKGTQQIDLSRNVFEFDLGKVEFPEAELIALDLNHNKIYGSIPKQIAEVENLQLFNVSYNRLCGEIPTGGRLDRFDQYCYLHNKCLCSAPLPPCNKGRDGDWSRWG; translated from the coding sequence ATGGATACTACTCTACTCTCATCCTGCCTCATTCTCCTCTACGTCTCCTTCTTGCTCTTCTGCTTCTCCGTGCCGGCGTCGGCGGGGCTGTGCAACAAGGACGACAAGCGGGCGCTGGTGGCCATCAAAGCCGCCTTTAACAACGCCTACCACTTCGCCTCCTGGACAAACGGCTCTGCCTGCTGCACCTGGTACGACGTCGATTGTGACGACCGCGGCCGCGTCGTCGGCCTCAGCCTCTTCCGGGACGACTTCCCAGGCACTATCCCCGACGCCGTCGGAGACCTCCCCTTCCTCACCTCCCTCATGTTCCACCACCTCCCTAACTTGGTCGGCCCCATCCCCCCAGCCATTGGCCGCCTTTCCAAACTCCGTTTTCTCGACATCAGCTGGACCAACGTATCCGGCCCAGTCCCCAACTTCCTTGCCAGCCTCCCCTCACTCACCGGCCTCGACCTCTCCTTCAACAATCTCTCCGGCCCCATCCCCTCAGCCCTCGCTCACGCCCCTGCCAGCCTCAACTCCATCGATCTCAGCCGCAACAAACTCACTGGTCCGCTCCCGCCAGGGATCTTCTCCAACACCTCCGGGGCCTACCTGCGCCTCTCCCACAACGGACTCTCCGGCGAGGTCCCGCCGTCGTACGGCGCGGTGGAGTTCTTGCAGGTGGACCTGTCGCGTAACCGATTCACGGGGGACGCCTCCTTTCTGTTCGGACGGGGGAAGGGGACGCAGCAGATCGACCTCTCCAGGAACGTTTTCGAGTTCGACCTCGGGAAGGTGGAGTTCCCAGAGGCGGAGTTGATCGCGCTGGACTTGAACCACAACAAGATCTACGGCAGCATACCGAAGCAGATCGCCGAGGTGGAGAACCTCCAGCTGTTTAACGTGAGCTACAATAGGCTGTGCGGGGAAATTCCCACCGGCGGGAGGTTGGATCGCTTCGACCAATACTGCTACCTTCACAACAAGTGCTTGTGCAGCGCCCCGTTGCCGCCCTGCAACAAGGGAAGGGATGGAGATTGGTCAAGGTGGGGATAA